In Flavobacterium piscisymbiosum, the sequence TCATACCGAAACTTTATTAGATATCGAGCATCGTGCCTATTCAGAGAAATATTGGGAAAGCAGGGTTTTCGCACCGTCTTCACTTTTGTTCTTTGTTGGTTTTGATAAAAAAATAGAAAACATTTCGCATCACGCTTTATTTTTTGATGTCGATTTCAATCAGCATGCAGCCGATATTTACGATGAACCAAAATGGCCGGATGCACCTTTGTTCTACGCCAATTTTCCATCAAAAACAGATCAGACTGCAGCACCGGAAGGCATGGAAAGCGGATTTTTTCTCATACCGTTAGCACCGGGAATACATGATAGTGAAGCACTTAGAGAAGAATATTTCGAGAAAATTATTACTCGTTTTGAGGAGCTTACACAACAAAAAATTAAAAATAATATTATCTTTAAGAGATCATTTTGCAAGAATGACTTCGTAACCGATTATAACGCTTACAAAGGAAATGCTTACGGAATGGCCAATACCTTATTGCAAACGGCTTTTTTAAGACCAAAACTAAAAAGTAAAAAAGTCCGGAATTTATATTTTACAGGACAATTAACCGTTCCTGGCCCAGGTGTTCCGCCTGCTTTAATTTCAGGAAAACTAGTAGCCGAGTTAATTCAAAAATCTTTTAGATCTTAAAAAATGAAATCACTATTCGACACCGTTTCTTTCAAATGTAGCAAATTGGTCACCCAAAACTACAGTACATCTTTTTCGTTAGCGGTAAAAATGCTTTCACCAAGCATTCGTGAAGCGATTTACAGCATTTACGGATTCGTTCGTTTTGCTGACGAAATTGTCGATTCATTTCATGAGTACGACAAAGAAAATCTTATTAATGATTTCGAAAAAGAATATTACAAAGCCGTTGAGTTTGGCATTAGCTTAAACCCTATTCTCAACTCTTTTCAGCATACCGTAAAAGAATACAATATTACTGATGATTTGGTTCAGGCTTTCCTTAAAAGCATGAAACTAGACCTCATCAAATCAACCTACAATTCACAAACCGAATACGAAGACTATATTTACGGCTCTGCCGATGTTGTGGGTTTAATGTGTCTAAAAGTTTTTGTAAAAGGAAATGAACAAAAATACGAGCAGCTAAAAAACGAAGCCATGAGTTTAGGATCGGCATTTCAGAAAGTGAATTTTCTGAGAGATCTTAAAGATGATAATTTGGTTTTAAACCGAAATTATTTTCCCGGAGTCGATTTAAATTCTTTTGATGAAAATGCCAAAACCACGATCATCAACGAAATCGAAGAAGACTTCAGGATTGCTTATCAGGGAATTGTAAAATTGCCTATCGAAGCACAATTTGGGGTTTATACCGCTTACATCTATTACAAAAAGTTACTAAAAAAACTAAAAAATACACCGTATTACGAAATTGGAAGCTCAAGAATCAGAGTTTCAAATTATACAAAGGCTGGACTTTTAGCGCAATCTTTTGTAACTTACAAGTTGAAACTGGTTTAGATTTCAACGCCTTTTATGTCATTGCGAGGAACGAAGCAACCTCACTATCATAAACGTAAAGTTTGATTTAGCAAATGCGATTGCTTCGTTCCTCGCAATGACAAGATTGGCGAAAATTAATTATTATAATAATTCAAAACATAAAAAATGATTTCTTTCTTCATCTTTTTAGGCGTTTTTCTCTTCATGGAATGTGTAACCTGGCTCACGCACAAATACATTATGCACGGGCTTATGTGGTATTTTCACGAAGATCATCATCAACCCAAATACCCGGATACTTTTGAGCGCAACGATATTTTCTTTGTCATTTTCGCCATTCCCAGTATTGTTCTTTTTTATTTTGGCGTTCAGGGCGGATTCAATTATTTGTTTTTCATCGCTTGCGGAGTTACGACTTATGGCGCTTGCTATTTTTTAATTCACGATGTTTTAATTCATCAGCGTTTTAAATGGTTTAAAAACACCAAAAACAAATACCTGATTGGTTTACGAAAAGCTCATAAAATACACCACAAGCATTTAGGAAAAGAGCACGGAGAATGTTTCGGAATGTTATTCGTTCCTTTCAAATATTATAAAATGTAGCATAATTTGGGCGTTACCCGCAGAAAAAGCGGGTCGGGTCTTCCGTTCCCGCTTTTTTGTATCAGGCAAAAAAAGCCTGACACAAAAAGAGCTCCACTACAACCCCTAACGCAAACGCATCTCAAGAACCATTCGTAATAATCGATTTTATGAAAGTATATAAGCTAGAAACCGTACAACACTTAAACGCCAGTATCGAAAAATGTTGGGACTTTTTCTCGAGTCCACAAAACCTTCAAACGATAACACCTGACGATATGAGTTTCGTAATTGAAGATTTCGACGGCAAACGCATGTATCCCGGGCAAGTGATTACCTATACTTTAAAACCTCTGTTAGGAATCAAAATAAATTGGATGACCATCATAACCATTTCATCAGAAAATCAATATTTTGTAGACGAACAGCGTTTTGGTCCGTACGCATTATGGCATCACAAACACTTTTTTGAACCTACAGAAACCGGTACAAAAATGACCGATGTGGTACATTATGCCCTACCATTTGGTTTCTTAGGACAAATTGCCAATACAATAATGGTCAGGAACAAACTGAAATCCA encodes:
- a CDS encoding SRPBCC family protein, encoding MKVYKLETVQHLNASIEKCWDFFSSPQNLQTITPDDMSFVIEDFDGKRMYPGQVITYTLKPLLGIKINWMTIITISSENQYFVDEQRFGPYALWHHKHFFEPTETGTKMTDVVHYALPFGFLGQIANTIMVRNKLKSIFEYRHKKIEELFNSK
- a CDS encoding sterol desaturase family protein codes for the protein MISFFIFLGVFLFMECVTWLTHKYIMHGLMWYFHEDHHQPKYPDTFERNDIFFVIFAIPSIVLFYFGVQGGFNYLFFIACGVTTYGACYFLIHDVLIHQRFKWFKNTKNKYLIGLRKAHKIHHKHLGKEHGECFGMLFVPFKYYKM
- a CDS encoding phytoene/squalene synthase family protein yields the protein MKSLFDTVSFKCSKLVTQNYSTSFSLAVKMLSPSIREAIYSIYGFVRFADEIVDSFHEYDKENLINDFEKEYYKAVEFGISLNPILNSFQHTVKEYNITDDLVQAFLKSMKLDLIKSTYNSQTEYEDYIYGSADVVGLMCLKVFVKGNEQKYEQLKNEAMSLGSAFQKVNFLRDLKDDNLVLNRNYFPGVDLNSFDENAKTTIINEIEEDFRIAYQGIVKLPIEAQFGVYTAYIYYKKLLKKLKNTPYYEIGSSRIRVSNYTKAGLLAQSFVTYKLKLV